One Georgenia wutianyii DNA segment encodes these proteins:
- a CDS encoding mycothiol transferase gives MSAATDLLLDGWSRIEGSVHRAGEGLGPEDLAVRLDPDANSIGWLLWHLTRVQDDHVSEVAGREQAWTSDGWDARFDLPVGGVGYGHTSAEVGAVRGFGAGLVLGYYDAVHQRSVEFIRGLRDEDLDRVVDERWDPPVTLGVRLVSVLDDCLEHAGQAAFVRGVLERRS, from the coding sequence GTGAGCGCCGCGACCGACCTGCTCCTCGACGGGTGGTCGCGCATCGAGGGCTCGGTCCACCGCGCCGGTGAGGGACTCGGGCCCGAGGACCTCGCCGTCCGGCTCGACCCGGACGCGAACTCGATCGGCTGGCTGCTGTGGCACCTCACCCGGGTGCAGGACGACCACGTCTCCGAGGTCGCGGGCCGGGAGCAGGCGTGGACCTCCGACGGCTGGGACGCCCGGTTCGACCTGCCGGTCGGCGGGGTGGGCTACGGCCACACGTCGGCCGAGGTGGGGGCCGTCCGCGGCTTCGGTGCCGGCCTGGTGCTCGGGTACTACGACGCCGTCCACCAGCGGTCCGTCGAGTTCATCCGAGGGCTGCGGGACGAGGACCTCGACCGGGTGGTCGACGAGCGCTGGGACCCGCCGGTGACCCTCGGGGTACGGCTGGTCAGCGTCCTGGACGACTGCCTCGAGCACGCCGGCCAGGCCGCCTTCGTGCGCGGGGTGCTCGAGCGCCGGTCCTGA
- a CDS encoding ABC transporter permease encodes MDWFLANTGLVTDLALRHARLSVVPIVLGLVLALPPGVLAWRRRRARGPILAAFGLLYTIPSLALFVLIPPLVGISFLSELNVLIALTIYAVALMVRSVTDALEAVDPAVRSAATALGYSAWGRFWAVDLPLAGPVLLAGLRVVAVSTVSLVTVGVLIGTRSLGYLFTDGLQRGIVAEIVTGILATLLLAVLFDVLLVLVGRLLLPWTSRRAARAGRRVQLTAGGAG; translated from the coding sequence TCGCCAACACCGGGCTCGTCACCGACCTCGCCCTCCGCCACGCCCGGCTCAGCGTCGTGCCCATCGTGCTCGGCCTCGTCCTCGCGCTGCCGCCCGGTGTCCTCGCCTGGCGCCGTCGCCGGGCGCGCGGGCCGATCCTCGCGGCCTTCGGCCTGCTCTACACGATCCCCTCCCTCGCCCTGTTCGTCCTGATCCCCCCGCTCGTCGGGATCAGCTTCCTGTCCGAGCTCAACGTCCTCATCGCGCTCACCATCTACGCCGTCGCGCTCATGGTCCGCTCCGTCACCGACGCCCTCGAGGCGGTCGACCCGGCCGTCCGCTCGGCGGCGACGGCGCTCGGGTACTCGGCGTGGGGCCGGTTCTGGGCCGTCGACCTGCCGCTCGCCGGCCCGGTGCTCCTCGCCGGGCTGCGGGTCGTCGCGGTGAGCACGGTGAGCCTCGTGACCGTCGGCGTGCTCATCGGCACCCGCAGCCTGGGCTACCTGTTCACCGACGGCCTCCAGCGCGGGATCGTCGCCGAGATCGTCACCGGGATCCTCGCGACCCTTCTGCTCGCCGTCCTCTTCGACGTCCTCCTCGTCCTTGTCGGCAGGCTCCTGCTGCCGTGGACGAGCCGGCGTGCCGCCCGGGCCGGACGGCGCGTCCAGCTCACCGCGGGAGGTGCCGGATGA
- a CDS encoding ABC transporter substrate-binding protein codes for MKTSRVALLATAVLTLAACGSGDPLAEPTEEEASAADDAAVVVGSQAYYSNEILAEIYAQVLEDAGLDVSRQFQIGQRDVYLQALEGGEVDVIPEYTGNLLQFYVPDTEARSSQDVAAALPDALPEGLTVLEYAEAQDADSYNVTAEFSEENGITSLADLAGYDGEITVGGNAELESRPYGPDGLQEFYGVDVDFVAIGDSGGPLTKDAIRDGTITMGDIYTADPDLATGDFVTLEDPESMILAQNVVPLVTADRAEELTDILAPVSAALTTEELIALNARSVNEQLDSATIATEWLTEQGLVGGGR; via the coding sequence ATGAAGACCTCCCGCGTGGCCCTGCTGGCCACTGCCGTGCTCACGCTCGCCGCCTGCGGGTCGGGTGACCCGCTCGCCGAGCCGACCGAGGAGGAGGCGTCGGCGGCCGACGACGCCGCCGTCGTCGTCGGCTCCCAGGCCTACTACTCCAACGAGATCCTCGCCGAGATCTACGCCCAGGTGCTCGAGGACGCCGGCCTCGACGTCTCCCGCCAGTTCCAGATCGGCCAGCGCGACGTCTACCTCCAGGCCCTCGAGGGCGGCGAGGTCGACGTCATCCCGGAGTACACCGGCAACCTCCTGCAGTTCTACGTGCCCGACACCGAGGCGCGCAGCTCGCAGGACGTCGCCGCGGCGCTGCCGGACGCGCTGCCCGAGGGCCTGACGGTCCTCGAGTACGCCGAGGCGCAGGACGCCGACTCCTACAACGTCACCGCCGAGTTCTCCGAGGAGAACGGCATCACCAGCCTCGCCGACCTCGCCGGCTACGACGGCGAGATCACCGTCGGTGGCAACGCCGAGCTCGAGAGCCGCCCCTACGGCCCGGACGGGCTGCAGGAGTTCTACGGCGTGGACGTCGACTTCGTCGCCATCGGCGACAGCGGCGGCCCGTTGACCAAGGACGCGATCCGCGACGGCACCATCACCATGGGTGACATCTACACCGCCGACCCGGACCTCGCCACCGGCGACTTCGTCACCCTCGAGGACCCGGAGAGCATGATCCTCGCGCAGAACGTCGTCCCGCTCGTCACCGCGGACCGCGCCGAGGAGCTCACCGACATCCTCGCCCCGGTGAGCGCGGCCCTCACCACCGAGGAGCTCATCGCGCTCAACGCGCGCAGCGTGAACGAGCAGCTCGACTCCGCCACGATCGCCACCGAGTGGCTCACCGAGCAGGGCCTCGTCGGTGGTGGGCGGTGA
- a CDS encoding ABC transporter permease: MTLFAEAWAWLTAPEQWTGRATVLDRVGEHLQYTLVALLVSALVAVPLGYLVGHTGRGRQLTVALAGAGRALPSLGLLTVLTLLVGVGKADLAATVVFVVLGVPSVLAGAYAGVENVDGAVTDSARAMGMTPWQVLLRVEAPLGLPLLVGGLRSAALQIVATAVLAAYVGLGGLGIYILRGISLRRYDEMLGGAIAIVALAVVLDAVFAVLGYFAVRVAGGQGRLSTSTEGHR; encoded by the coding sequence ATGACGCTCTTCGCCGAGGCGTGGGCCTGGCTCACCGCCCCCGAGCAGTGGACCGGGAGGGCAACGGTCCTCGACCGGGTCGGTGAGCACCTGCAGTACACGCTGGTGGCCCTGCTCGTCTCGGCCCTCGTCGCCGTCCCGCTCGGCTACCTCGTGGGCCACACCGGCCGCGGCCGCCAGCTCACCGTCGCCCTCGCCGGCGCCGGGCGCGCGCTGCCCTCCCTCGGCCTGCTCACCGTCCTCACCCTCCTCGTCGGGGTGGGGAAGGCGGACCTCGCCGCGACCGTCGTCTTCGTCGTCCTCGGGGTGCCCTCGGTGCTCGCCGGCGCCTACGCCGGGGTGGAGAACGTCGACGGCGCGGTCACCGACTCCGCCCGCGCCATGGGCATGACACCGTGGCAGGTGCTGCTGCGCGTCGAGGCGCCCCTCGGGCTGCCGCTGCTCGTCGGCGGGCTGCGCAGCGCGGCGCTGCAGATCGTCGCGACCGCCGTGCTCGCCGCCTACGTCGGGCTGGGCGGCCTGGGCATCTACATCCTGCGCGGGATCTCGCTGCGCCGCTACGACGAGATGCTCGGTGGCGCCATCGCCATCGTCGCCCTCGCCGTCGTCCTGGACGCCGTCTTCGCGGTCCTCGGCTATTTCGCTGTGCGGGTGGCGGGCGGACAGGGCAGGCTCTCCACGTCGACGGAAGGACACCGATGA